The following proteins are encoded in a genomic region of Vicinamibacteria bacterium:
- the egtD gene encoding L-histidine N(alpha)-methyltransferase: MLQPAEQLLEGEFAQDVAIGLGTDPKYLLAKYFYDDRGSRLFERVTELPEYYPTRTEAAILRENAPRIGRLMGRNLSLVELGSGSSTKTRILLESLLRNRDELTYLPIDISPGILGQTASKLGEAYPELEVTPIASQYESGLQRASDLVGKDAETPDRMLVLFLGSSIGNLEPPADARFLSRVRNRLDEGDAFLVGFDLVKDVSILNAAYNDAEGVTAEFNLNILRRINRELGGDFDLGRFSHRAFFNAEASRIEMHLVSSREHEVNIAALGRQYRFRTAETIHTESSYKYTRERIASLARISGFEVAELFTDERSWFALALLTPA; encoded by the coding sequence ATGCTCCAGCCGGCCGAACAACTTCTCGAAGGGGAGTTTGCCCAGGACGTCGCCATCGGGCTCGGCACTGACCCCAAGTACCTATTGGCGAAGTACTTCTACGACGACCGGGGCTCGCGTTTGTTCGAGCGGGTAACGGAGCTTCCCGAGTACTATCCCACCCGCACCGAAGCGGCGATCCTCCGGGAGAACGCGCCTCGCATCGGCCGTTTGATGGGAAGAAACTTGAGTCTGGTGGAGCTCGGCAGTGGTAGCTCGACCAAGACGAGAATTCTCCTCGAGAGCCTTTTGAGAAATCGTGACGAGCTCACCTATCTGCCGATCGACATCTCTCCGGGCATCCTCGGCCAGACCGCCTCGAAGCTGGGTGAGGCTTATCCCGAGCTCGAGGTGACGCCGATTGCGTCGCAGTACGAATCCGGACTCCAGAGAGCCAGTGACCTCGTCGGCAAGGACGCCGAGACCCCTGACCGCATGCTCGTGCTCTTTCTCGGTTCGAGCATCGGTAACCTGGAGCCTCCCGCCGACGCTCGTTTTCTCTCGCGGGTCCGAAATCGGCTCGACGAGGGAGACGCGTTTCTCGTAGGATTCGATCTGGTGAAGGATGTCTCGATCTTGAACGCCGCTTACAACGACGCCGAAGGAGTCACCGCCGAGTTCAATCTCAACATCCTGCGACGCATCAACCGCGAGCTGGGTGGTGATTTCGACCTCGGTCGGTTCTCCCATCGTGCCTTCTTCAACGCGGAAGCGAGCCGCATCGAGATGCACCTCGTTTCCTCACGGGAGCACGAGGTGAACATCGCCGCTCTCGGGCGGCAATACCGGTTCCGGACTGCCGAGACGATCCACACCGAAAGCTCGTACAAATACACCCGGGAACGGATCGCGAGCCTGGCCCGAATCTCGGGCTTCGAGGTGGCGGAGCTCTTCACCGACGAGAGGAGCTGGTTCGCCCTCGCCCTCTTGACGCCGGCCTAA